GAGGTTGGCCACGAGCAGGCCGAGGAAGGTCACCGGCCCGACGAGCGCCGTCGAAACCGAGACGAGCACCGAGACGAGGACCAGCACGAGGGCGAGCGTGCGGCGGTGATCGACCCCGAGGGCGACAGCGCCGTCCCGGCCGAGGAGGAGGACGTCGAGCCGGCCGAGGAGCCGCAGGACCCCGAATCCGGCGGCGAGCACCCCGAGGGCGGCGAGCGCCAGGAGGTCGGGACGGACGGTGTTGAAATTGGCGAAGAAGCCGGTCTGCAGCACGACGAACTGGGTCGGGTCGATCATCCGTTGCAGGAACTGCGACAGGCTGCGGAACAGGACCCCGCACACGACGCCGACGAGCAGCAGGAGGTGCAGGCTGCGCCCGGCGCGGTCGAGGAGCCCGCGATAGAGGAGGAGCGCGAACAGCACCATCGCGCCGGTCTCGGCGAGGAAGCGCAGCCGCGGGTCGCCGAGGGTTCCGGTCCCGGCGCAGAAGACGATCGCGGTCTGGATCAGGCGGAAGAGCTCGTCGAAGCCCATGATCGCCGGGGTGAGGATCCGGTTGTCCGACGCCGTCTGGAACAGCACCGTCGCGGTCGCGACGGCGCAGCCGATGAGGAGCATCGAGGCGACCTTGGTGCCGCGGAACGGCAGCACGAAGCCCCAGCGGCCGTCGGCGCCGACCGTCATGTAGGCGACCACGACGAGGGAAGCGGCGAGCGAGAGGAGAACCAGCACCAGGCCGGGGCCGGGCCGGACCCGGGCGAGCGCCTCACGCATGCCGGTCGGTCCGGCGCAGCAGGAGGACGAGGAACAGGCCGCTGCCGACCACCCCCATCGTGGTGCCGACCGGGATCTCGTAGGGGTAGCGGACGAGGCGCCCGAGCACGTCGCAGAGCAGCAGCAGGCCCGCGCCCGCCGCCGCCACCAGGGGCAGGGAGCGGCGCAGGTTGTCGCCGGCCACGAGGGCGACGAGGTTCGGCACCACGAGCCCGAGGAACGGGATCGTGCCGACCGTCGCGATCGTCACGGCGGTGATCGTCGCGACGATCGCGACCGCCCCGGCGACGACGCGGCGGTAATCGAGCCCGAGATTGACCGAGGCGTCGCGGCCGAGGCCCGCGATGGTGATGCGGTCGGCCATCCCGTAGGCGAGGACGGTCAGGGCGGCGGAGAGCCAGAGCAGCTCGTAGCGCCCGCTCAGCACGGTCGAGAAGTCGCCGGACCGCCAGATGGCGAGGAACTGCAGCATGTCGGTGCGGGTGGCGACGAAGGTCGAGGCCGCCTCGACGACGCCGCCCAGCATGATCCCGACGAGGGGCACCGTCAGCCGGGCGCGCAGGGGCATCGCGCGCAGGACCCGCAGGAACAGGGCGGTGCCGGCGAGCGCTGCCGCGGTCGCCGCCAGCATCTTCACGGCGACTGGGGCCCCCGGCGCGAGGAGCGTGACGAGCAGCATGCCGAACGTCGCCGATTCCGCCGTGCCGGCGGTCGAGGGCTCGGCGAAGCGGTTCTGCGCGACGAGCTGCATGATGACCCCGGCGACCGCCATGCCGGCGCCGGCGAGCACCAGGGCGAGGGTGCGCGGGATCCGGCTTCCGGCGAGGATGCCGGCGCCGGTGAGGTCGGCGACGCCGACGGCGAGGCTCGCCGCGGCAAGCAGCGCGAGGGAAAGAACGGCGAGGACGAGGCCGGCCCGGCGGCCGGGCCCGCCGCCCCGGGTGAGGGATCCGGCCATCGTCAGCGGGCGCGATCGAGGGCGGCGGCGATCTCGTCGATCGTGGTCTGGAGCGCCCGCAAGCCCCCGCTCGCCAGGTACCAGCTCGCCGGATCGACGGTGACGACCTGCCCCTTGCGCCAGGCCGCCGTCTGCCGCACGAGCGCGTTGTCGAGGAGCTGGCGCGCCGGCCGGCCCTGGACGCCGATCGCCGCGTCCCGGTCGAGCACGAAGAGCCAGTCGGGGTCGGTCCTGGCGACGAACTCGAACGAGACCGGCTGGCCGTGGATGCCGGCATCGAGGCCGGGCGCCGCCGGCCGGAAGCCGAAGGCGCCGTGGAGAAGGCCGAAGCGGGAGCCGCGGCCGAAGGCGCTCATGCGGCCGCCCGTCGTCAGGAGGAACAGGGCCGTGCCCGCCTGCCCGGCCCTGGCGTGCAGGGCCGCGATGCCGGCCTCGATCCGGGCGATCCGGTCCTCGGCCTGCGCCTCCTTGCCGAAGATGCGCGCGAGCGTGCGGATGTTGCGCAGGTCGCTGCCCAGCATGTCGGCGGGGTCGCTCGAGAGGTCGATGGTCGGCGCCATCCGGGCGAGCGCGTCGTAGCGGGGCCCCGAGCGGCCGCCGACGACGACGAGGTCGGGCCCGAGGGCGTTCACCGCCTCGTAGTCGGGCTCCCACAGCGTGCCCATCCGGGGATAGCGCGACGCGTCGTTGTACCGGGCGAGGGCGGGCGGCTTCGGCCCGCCGGCCACGCCGGCGACCGGTACGCCGAGCGCGTCGAGGGTGTCGAGCGCGGCGAGATCGAACACGACGACGGTCTTCGGAACGCCCGGGAGGATCGTCTGCCCCCTGGCGTGCCGCACCGCGATCTCCGCCGCCGCGGGCCCGGCCGCGAGCGCGATGGCGAGAGCGACCAAGGGCGCAACCAAGAGCGCCGCGATGCCGCGCCGTCCCGCACGAAGGCTCCGGACCGAACCCCGTGACCGCATCAGAGACCGCATCAGATCGTCCTTTCCCGAAGAGGCCCGGCCGGCATCCGTCCGGCGCCTCACGTCCACTCGAAGCGGAGCGTCTCGCGGAACGCGAAGCGCTCGACGTGGCGGACGACGACGGCGCGGAAGTCGGGCAGCTTGCCGGCCTCGTCGACGGCGAGGTCGATCGTCAGGGCCTCGGGACCGGCGGCGAGCCGCGCCTCCCCGAGGGGCAGCGCGATCCGCCCGGCGGTCGGGTCGAACTCGGTCTCGAACTTGTGCGACCAGTGCTTGCAGAGCTGCTGCAGGTAGCGGCTCGCATGGGCCGTGGCGACGACGGCGCGGGACTGGATCACGACGGGCTTCCTCCTCGGCGGTGCAGGGATTTCGCGCAGGCGGCGGACAATCAGAAATCCACCGTGGCCGAGACGATGACCGTGCGGGGCGCCCCCACCGCGAGGAAGCCGCGGGCGGCCGAGGCCCAGTAGGCGTTGTCGAAGACGTTCTCGACGATGGCCCGAACCGTCACCGGCTTCCCCGACGCGCCCGCGAAGGTGTAGCGCAGGCCGGCATCGAAGCGCGTCCAGTCCGGCACGCGCTGCGTATTGGCCTGATCGTAGTACTGGCTGCTGGTGTAGATGGCGCGGCCGGTGAGCGTCAGGCCGGGGGCG
The sequence above is drawn from the Methylobacterium terrae genome and encodes:
- a CDS encoding iron chelate uptake ABC transporter family permease subunit, which codes for MREALARVRPGPGLVLVLLSLAASLVVVAYMTVGADGRWGFVLPFRGTKVASMLLIGCAVATATVLFQTASDNRILTPAIMGFDELFRLIQTAIVFCAGTGTLGDPRLRFLAETGAMVLFALLLYRGLLDRAGRSLHLLLLVGVVCGVLFRSLSQFLQRMIDPTQFVVLQTGFFANFNTVRPDLLALAALGVLAAGFGVLRLLGRLDVLLLGRDGAVALGVDHRRTLALVLVLVSVLVSVSTALVGPVTFLGLLVANLAYRVMPTYRHAYVLPAAALIAAIALVGGQFVLERVFALNAALSIVIEFLGGLTLLVLLAKRAR
- a CDS encoding ABC transporter permease, whose product is MAGSLTRGGGPGRRAGLVLAVLSLALLAAASLAVGVADLTGAGILAGSRIPRTLALVLAGAGMAVAGVIMQLVAQNRFAEPSTAGTAESATFGMLLVTLLAPGAPVAVKMLAATAAALAGTALFLRVLRAMPLRARLTVPLVGIMLGGVVEAASTFVATRTDMLQFLAIWRSGDFSTVLSGRYELLWLSAALTVLAYGMADRITIAGLGRDASVNLGLDYRRVVAGAVAIVATITAVTIATVGTIPFLGLVVPNLVALVAGDNLRRSLPLVAAAGAGLLLLCDVLGRLVRYPYEIPVGTTMGVVGSGLFLVLLLRRTDRHA
- a CDS encoding siderophore ABC transporter substrate-binding protein, with protein sequence MVALAIALAAGPAAAEIAVRHARGQTILPGVPKTVVVFDLAALDTLDALGVPVAGVAGGPKPPALARYNDASRYPRMGTLWEPDYEAVNALGPDLVVVGGRSGPRYDALARMAPTIDLSSDPADMLGSDLRNIRTLARIFGKEAQAEDRIARIEAGIAALHARAGQAGTALFLLTTGGRMSAFGRGSRFGLLHGAFGFRPAAPGLDAGIHGQPVSFEFVARTDPDWLFVLDRDAAIGVQGRPARQLLDNALVRQTAAWRKGQVVTVDPASWYLASGGLRALQTTIDEIAAALDRAR
- a CDS encoding DUF2218 domain-containing protein — encoded protein: MIQSRAVVATAHASRYLQQLCKHWSHKFETEFDPTAGRIALPLGEARLAAGPEALTIDLAVDEAGKLPDFRAVVVRHVERFAFRETLRFEWT